The genomic interval TTGTAGGTTTATTGTGAGCGTAGAACAGTACCTGGCATCTAGTTTGTCATTCTCTTTCTTGTCAGTTATTGGTAGCTTTCAAGATAAGCCCAGTAACTCCCGGTTCCTGCTGTTGAATCTTTTGTGTAGCCCTCTCCTATAATGACTAGGGCTAATCTGTGAGATGATGTACTGAAATGTGGGACTTCTAAGACTAGGTCAAAAATCATTGACAAAGCCTCCTTGGCCTCTCTTAGACCACTTAAACTGGAAGAAGCCAACTGCCATGTCATGAGGATGCTCAGGGACCTCTTTGGAGAGGAACTGAGCCATCTATCTGTCCAGTAGACAGCACCAAGCTTGCAGCCGTGTGAGCAGGCTACAATAGAAGTGGGTCCTCTAGCTTTCTTCAAGCCTGTAGATGCATCCGGTTCTGATAGACATGACCATGACCTCATGGGGAGCTGCTGAGCCAGCATCATCCGACTTCAAATTTATGACCCAAAGAAATTGTGAGATAAAAGTTATTTacttaaaaagaaggaaggaaggaagagaaagcaagcaagcaaactcgAGACATAATGTACATATCATGTAGTTTACCCATTTAAAGTATATGACTGCCTCAgtggtttttttaatatttcagtttTGCAACCATCACTttgacgtttttttttttttaataatttatttctttattggggaattaatgttttacattcaacagtaaatacaatagtttgtacatgcataacattccccagattcccatttaacaatacaacccccactatgtcattcatcatctttcatggacctgtattctccccacccactcacccacccaccccagagtcttttactttggtgtaatactccaatttcatttcaggttcgacttgtgttttcttttctaatcttgtttttcaacttcgggctgagagtgagatcatcccatattcatccttctgtttctgacttatttcactcaacatgatttttttttttttaccagagcactgctcagctctggcttatggtggtgcaggggattgaacctgggactttggagcctcaggcgtgagagtctctttgcataaccattgttgtctacccctgccccactttGACGTTTTGATCACTGGAGATACAAGAGACTTTGTATCCAGCAGCAGTCACTCCTTCCTAGCTCCTCCAACCTAGACAACTACTAGCCTACTTTTTTGTCCCTGTAAACTTGACTTTTCATATATGAATGACACTATCATACAATATATTAAAAGGCAGTATCATGCCTTTTATGTCTAGCTTTTCTTACTTAGCATGTTTTCAAGGTTCATTCATGTTGTACATATcaatgtttcattcttttttacagctgaatattaTTTATGTGAGTCTACCATCTTTAATTCACACATGGGCATTCGAGTTGGATGCACTTTTTAGCTATCATGAATAATACTGTGAACATTAGTATGGGAACTCTTTAATTTTTTGAGAAACTTCCAAAGTTGCCAAGCAGGATATGAAATTTCCAATTTCTCACATCCTTGCTAACACTTTTATTATGTCTTTTTGGTTATTGCCAtcctagttgtgtgtgtgtgtgtgtgtatgtgtgtgtgtgtatgtttagtgACATCTCATTGTAGCTTTGCTTTTCTGTAATGCTTAATGTTGCTGAATATCTTCAAATATACATTAAAGAGAggacagagtatcactctggtacatgcagtgctggaaatagaaccagaaacctcaggcatgcaggtcctATCATGTATCAGTTGTGCTATTTCCTtggctttatttttatgtatatgtCCTTGGAGCAGTGTCAGTTCAAAACCATTGCCCATTGTCAGTGTGGTTATTTGTCATATATGcctgtgtgcatacacacacacacacacacacacacacacacacacacaatcagataCTCTGTTAGCATCACTTAAAGTAACAACGCACTGCAACATCAATAAGTTTCAGCTGTCACCAAAAATCAGCATGTGTATATGCCACACACACCAAGGCcattaccaaaatatatacacCCCTCCACCCAGTACTTATTTACCAACACAGGAGAGAgcgagccagagcatcactagcATAtgagatgttggggattgaactcgggacctcatgcttttaattcCAGTAAGCTAGTCACTGTGGCATCTCCTGAGCAGCAAAATATACACTCACTTATGTCAAGTTCTTTGTGCACTCTGGCTGCAAGTCTCAGGTATCTAATTTACAAATAGTTCCCCTCATTGGATGACTAatgtataaattattttttaaagtcttcagTGAGGGCCAGGGACTAGCTTGAGGCCCTGTAGGTTCCAGGCTCAGTCCTGTCACTCCCTCATGTCACCTGAGCACTGCTTTTGCCCCTTCTCTCTATTCCtgttctcttattctctctctctctctcaaaaaaaaaaaaaaagggagtcgggcggtagcgcagcaggttaagcacaggtggcacaaagcacaaggactggcgtaaggatccaggttctagcccccggctccccaccttcatgggagtcacttcacaggcagtgaagcaggtctgcaggtgtctatctgtctctccccctctctgtcttcccctcctctctccatttctctctgtcctatccaataacaatgacatcaataataactacaacaataaaacaataaaggcaacaaaagggaataaataaatatttttttaaaaatccagggcATGTAGGGTGGTCTGCACATTGGCTACTACTGTTACTCTTCGAGTTCAGGTTTCCTTAAATTGTTTTGTAAGTCCTCACTTTCCTTGGCCAGTGATGGCAGGGAGAATGTGCCTGCCACGACCCACTGTCACATCTGCCCAACTGGACTTACTTGGTTCCCATGTGGGTTCAGCTTGTCCTCCTCGTGGGAGCCCACACCGTTTGTCAGGAGCAGCTTGCTTGAAGAGGCGGAATGCCGTGACCCTCCACCCCTAGCCCCATATGTTGTTGAAATCCTAGTCCCTATTGTTCAGGAACTGGGGTCTTTTGAGAGATGATTTAGGGGATGAGGATGGAGCCTTCTTGAGTGTGATCAGGGCTTTGGTAAAGGAGACCCCAGAGGGCTCCCTTGCTTTTTCATCACATGAGAGTACAGGGAGAACCAGGACACCACCCCTCACCAGATGTGGAATCTGCTGGAGTCTTGACCTTGGACTCCCCAGCCTCCAGAACCATGAGAAGTAAGTACTTGTTTTTTTTCTAGGCCACTCAGTTTTTGGTGTTTTTGTCATAGAAACTTGAATGAACTAAGAGGCCGAGGTGTTCAGAAATCTTaaaccacccctcccccccagcaggGGAATTAAAGAAGTGTTTTCAAGCGGGCTGAGGGGGAGGTGAGCTCTGTGATCAGCAGGCACTGGAGAAAATGTATGGAtgcctcctctcttccatttctctgctTTTATATGTGTGTGAGAAGCGCACATCCTATCTGGCAGAGACCTCCAAGCCTGCTCAGCAGGCAACTGGCTGTTATTCCCTAAGTTAGCTACTAGAGGGCAGTGTGAGATGCTTTTTCTGGACTGGGGAAAGCAGGGCTCTGGGTctgtgtacattttttaaaataatgaacctTAGGATCTCTCAGAAGCCTAAATTAAGTTGTGAATTCCTCCACGTCCTATCCTCACTGTCAGTCCAGAAATGTAATCTTGTCTTGAGTGTTGTAAAAAATGTTCAAGGAGATACTTGGAATTTAAATTTTGATCAGAATCTCACTTACTTGAACTTTGGAGACCTTCCATTACATTGAAGGCTTTCTTCTTTGGTTCAAGTCCTGACTCTtgtgatctttatttttatttatttttttctttgcctccagggttatcgctggggcttggtgcctgcgctacgaatccactgctcctgtggccattttatttattgattgattggataggacggagagaaatggagaagggagagaagaataagagagggggagagaaagatgagacacctgcagacctgcttcactgcttgtgaggcaacctccctgcaggtggagagctgggggctcaaaccaggatccttgcgtgtgTCCTTGCATTTACgactaggtgcacttaacccagtgtgccagcacctggcaccCAACCctcatgctctttttttccccacgCCGCTTTTTCCACTTGCATATTTAGAATTAAGAGATAGCAAGCAATACTGAAAAGCACTGAGTTGCACCTTTGTAAAGGGCGGATTTtatgatacaccaattccatctCAGTTAAGAACGTCAAAAAGCAGCAATGAGCAGACACTGTCCTGTAGCTCATGTAGAATGTAGTTGATTGATGGTACAGAAAAGGTTTCCTGCAATACTCTGACCTTGTAGGACAAAGAGTGCACAGCACCAATGCATTTTAAAGAGGTCACCCACTCTTGCTCAATGTCAAAGAGAGCTGGACTGGGGCAGGGTTGAAGCTAGGGTATTGTGAGAAATCTGTCAGGTTTGGAGACTTGATTTAAGTTTGACCTTGGTTAGATGTGCCCTGAACTGTGTGTTTTTGTATAGGTTATTTGGGCAGCTTCTTTCTCCTGGTTTCTTTGAGTTTTGAGTCCTGTTGTTGGTATAAACACTTCTGGAGTCGACTTTCAGGCTGCTGGGCTGACCTGTGAAAATAGAGGTTGTGGGGCCCGGCTAGGGCTGAGTCACATCTCCCCCAGGACACAGGCTTTTGCCGTATGCAACTGACTTTATCGTATCAGGGAATGAGCCTGAACATTCTCTCCCTTGTACCTGAAGTATTTCCATTGCTCAGTGGCGAAAGAGTGTTTACCGTGGTCATACTTGCTGCTGTTGGCCTTAGGCTGACACAGATTCACCCTTTCAGCAAACAGGGGCATGTAGAAGTTCCTGGAGGTAGCTTGAGCCTCATCTGGTGCCTGAGAAATCATAcccttggcaggacagagaggagagcagCCAGCTAGAGGTGCCTTTAGCACCCTCAGTCAAGACTTTACAAGGAATTGCAGGGAAAAATGCACTATCTAGTGCTTAGGAAGCAGGGTCTGTTTTCTTTTGACAAGAGAGGAAACATTTGTGTGGGAAGGCCCGCTTGTTCAGAATCAGGTTCTCCCAGCTGCCTCCCCCATCCCTTCCCCCAATGCCCCCCATCCTCACCCTGGCAACAAActgaggggtggagggagaatcCATTGTCCCCTCCCACTGTCGGAGTTCTTACCAGGGCCTTCTCACAGCCTCGGCTATAGAACTCGCCATTGTGTCCTTGAGGCTGAGTCTTGCAGACCTGGGAGAATTGTTTGCTTGGCGTTTCATTTTGGATCTTGGTTTTGAAGACTGTGAATGCTCTAGAGGGTCCCAGGACTCTTTTTACCAGGGATTTGGGAGGAGGTAGATAAAGCATCTGGGAAGAGAGGAATgcatgtctggggagataattttCACTGCTATAGTTAATACTTAGCATGTGTTAAACACACTTAAGTCCATACATAACCTCACCAGTGGGGTCAGGGAGACATCAGAGCCTGATGGTGGTGGCATTTTGGGAAAGCCAGATGTCTGGATTTCCCAAGGAAAACTGGGTTGCGGTATCCTGACAGGGTAAACTCTTTGTTCCCTGCCTCCTGCCCCGACATTAATCAGGAGCCTTGTACTGATCACCTCTGGACAAAGCACTTGGGCACTTTACCGTGGCTGCTGTGTCTTCGTCAACCTTGGCTGTACACCTCTCGCCCAGGATGGACCTCCTCAGACAGCTCTCCTGAGGCTGACGCACAGTGGGCTGCTTGCCGCCACTGGCGCTATCCTTCTGCGTTATATGGGTAGCTTTGCTGCAAAAGGGGCAAAGAGACTTCTGCAAGTCGCCGTCTGCACCTGGCACCAGCTCAGGCATGCTAGGTCTGAGCACCACACCATTTCATGCTCGCTTTGCCTTTCATTAATGTGTCTGCCTGAAACATACATTGTATCTTGAGGTAATTTCAAGTGAGATTTTCTTTATTCcctgaaaataataattaattttactcgtttcttttcattctcacaaGTTATCATGCTGAGGCCCAGCAAAGAGGATGAGACAACTGTAGCCCAAGGAGAGGGCAGTGCCGAGTGCTTGTGAATTACCTCTCTGGGCTGCTAGAGGCCATGGCTTAGAAGAATGTGGTCTAGGGGAATGGGAACTTGAAAATATGGGTTGGTAGGCCAGTGTCCTTTCATCTACTACTCTGGTTTCTGTACCCTGTGTACATATTACATGCTTCCAGTTGGAGCTGGCCCTTCTTGCCTCTCAGGGGTGAGTCAGCAGGACATAGAGGGCCATTCTGAGCCCCACAGGAAACAGGTGCTAACAAGGGAGATACCAGGACAGACGGGCTGCCTGGCTCTCTATTTCCATAGGCGCACGCCAGCCTGGCTCCTCTACCTCTAACTTACATCAGAGTTCCTGTCTTCTAAGGGAAGAGGTTGGCTTCCAGACAGGAACAGTTTGCCCTTTGATTTTGCTAACGCTCACGTGAAATGAGCGGATTAAGCCAATCTAAACTGGCCAGACAACTCGAGATTCTAAAGCAGGTCGTCCTTTTCTCTTAGCCTTCTGCACCTGTGATTCTGAATTGGCTGGGAGATTGAGGTCTGAGGTTATTTCCTTCATCTTGGCTAGACAGAGTCCTCCTCTGGCCTCTTCCCCACGGCAAACCTGCAGTTTGCCAACAGTTCTGGTTACTCACTTGGTCATCTGGTTGCTGTTGTCTGGGTCATGTCTGACAAGCTGACTTGACTGCAGAGCTGGGTAGTCCCTCTGAAACCGGCTGCCATATTCCATGTATCCTGGCCGCACAGCAGCTGTTTTTCTGTCCTGAATGTCAACTGGGAACACCAGCTGGCCAAGGGGGTGGCTCTGGAAGACAGTCTGATGAGTAGTGGTCATGTAGTGCTCACCTGAGGGGAGCAAGAAAGTGTGCAGAAGGCTTCTGTGGGGAGAAATCATGACCTTGGTTGTGGGGATTTGGACCCCAGCCTTGGTTTCTTGACTGATCCATTAGAGTGGGATTAGCAGGCCTAAATTATTTCAGCATCCCCCTCTCATTCTGTCCTTCAGGGTTGTCTCCCCAAGACCCAAACTAGGCAGTGCTCATTGTGGGATCCCAGTTCATTGAAGTTTGAAATCCTGGACAGCAGGTGGTATAGCCCAGACAAGGTGGAGGTCTAGTTTGTGTGGTGGGGTCTTTCCAGAGAGAACCTGGCTGACGATGAAACCAAATACTGCCTAAAGGGGCCCCAGGGCCTTTCCTGTTACACTCTCCTGAGTTggtggttcccacctgtagggtttGCTTTAGGGCCTGGAGTGCCTCTGGGTAGAGTGAAGGGAGAAGGGTTGGAAATAGAGGGTTCAGACTCTGCTTTATGtggccttctccttcctcctattgctgtgccccaccccaccaggcccTCTCACCCGGATAGGAGAACTTCTCATGGCACATGCAGGCTCTTTCTTCCAGGGTTTGTAGCATTCCTGGTAGGTTGTAAGGTAGGGGATCCTTGAAGACTTGTAGTGCTGGCTGAAGTAGTGTTGGGGTTGCATCAGGAGTGGAGCTTTGTTGGACAGGGGCTCCAGGCGGTATTtaatctctcctggggatatttcctGGGTTTCTGATTCCTGCAAAACAACGCCCCTTGCTGCTGCTTCCTCA from Erinaceus europaeus chromosome 20, mEriEur2.1, whole genome shotgun sequence carries:
- the LOC132534997 gene encoding uncharacterized protein LOC132534997, producing the protein MQVNLLSQDNSWRHKHHKSSIKSLGRKRSPAPTVWRIYCSTFHPSRHEKLSLHPQRENREPAVQESETQEISPGEIKYRLEPLSNKAPLLMQPQHYFSQHYKSSRIPYLTTYQECYKPWKKEPACAMRSSPIRTVFQSHPLGQLVFPVDIQDRKTAAVRPGYMEYGSRFQRDYPALQSSQLVRHDPDNSNQMTNKATHITQKDSASGGKQPTVRQPQESCLRRSILGERCTAKVDEDTAATMLYLPPPKSLVKRVLGPSRAFTVFKTKIQNETPSKQFSQVCKTQPQGHNGEFYSRGCEKALGMISQAPDEAQATSRNFYMPLFAERVNLCQPKANSSKYDHGKHSFATEQWKYFRSAQQPESRLQKCLYQQQDSKLKETRRKKLPK